A genomic stretch from Helianthus annuus cultivar XRQ/B chromosome 1, HanXRQr2.0-SUNRISE, whole genome shotgun sequence includes:
- the LOC110881407 gene encoding uncharacterized protein LOC110881407: protein MEQKHTCASICDQLPTLSSNHPWLVDHNLEEDDNRDHIVYTMRDPPTQRRCRIPSPLGRRIRGCFYGWVILSNHPHNDMWSLWNPETSKIICLPRLITEYAVLCSDTYGVFASGTIQQCCLSSPPDDPGSIFMVTAAEYTLFFCRLDCKRKRLKWVEMSYAQQMRSIAGCDSILYCLTCCNGNVYALNNVPGNRVVIHLDIVVKDKGIVISLLPCLKLPAFYEYRYMYDCPNSVVFLKGCCTELFCIKLGLNKRGHVEKQSFGGVCVFKLDMTNKRWEQVEDLNDATFFLDLAHDCSAFYSPTIASELGGYVHFLDKSAKVTYSFDFKNKTIALSSMPSLVLPTKLFGCRQQGEPGEIKSQQENEVVVRDDEVDSNNMSLATREENIGSRLLNIPLDVLKTIMGFCVGIEYLNFRATCKLCHLAAPMIRWSKGGRLQNYSLASPWLMMLDKDRGVISFTDPKFGDKYFIKTPQELIGNVQIHCSMGGWLLIRRHDGPLMFFNPFTSDTRELPFAPYFDTYCFSAPPTASDCMVVGFTTRTEWHVYVHFVARELSWRRFHLKYCCDSHTLHFATRYGKNLYALYNNGGVGFIDTGNLVYTGVRGLTIAGNLDYVWREGPRSSCVSPKQSFLTKCDQQLLLVIVGEFGECVEVFKLNDSTKWEKTESLGRHAIYICGKACLCVEAKMPEMANKIYFPRIHSENRKIVFYSLTTRRYHTFNGQDIEESFGDFMGTKHYIDPHVWIEPSWS, encoded by the coding sequence ATGGAGCAGAAGCATACTTGTGCTTCCATATGTGATCAATTACCCACTCTATCTTCAAACCATCCTTGGTTGGTTGATCATAACCTTGAAGAAGACGACAACAGAGACCATATCGTCTACACCATGCGTGACCCGCCCACTCAACGCAGGTGTCGAATTCCTTCGCCACTCGGGAGACGTATCCGGGGGTGTTTCTATGGTTGGGTGATTCTCTCCAACCATCCACACAATGACATGTGGTCCCTTTGGAACCCCGAGACTTCTAAGATCATATGCCTTCCCCGCTTGATTACGGAATATGCAGTTTTATGTTCAGATACATATGGAGTTTTTGCTTCAGGTACCATCCAACAATGTTGTTTGTCCTCCCCTCCCGATGATCCAGGTTCAATTTTCATGGTAACCGCAGCAGAATACACCCTTTTTTTCTGTCGGCTAGACTGTAAAAGAAAGAGGTTAAAATGGGTCGAAATGTCATACGCTCAACAGATGAGGAGCATAGCAGGTTGTGATAGTATCTTATACTGCCTAACTTGTTGCAATGGTAATGTATATGCCTTGAATAACGTGCCTGGTAATCGTGTTGTGATACACCTTGATATTGTGGTCAAGGATAAAGGAATTGTGATAAGCCTATTGCCGTGCTTGAAACTCCCGGCTTTTTACGAGTATCGTTACATGTATGATTGTCCGAACTCCGTTGTTTTTCTGAAAGGATGCTGTACAGAATTGTTCTGCATTAAATTAGGTCTTAATAAGAGGGGACATGTGGAGAAGCAATCATTTGGTGGCGTGTGTGTGTTTAAACTGGACATGACTAATAAAAGATGGGAACAAGTGGAAGATCTCAATGACGCCACATTCTTTTTGGATCTTGCTCATGATTGCTCCGCGTTTTACAGCCCTACAATTGCCTCAGAGTTGGGGGGTTATGTACACTTTCTTGACAAATCCGCCAAAGTAACATACTCATTCGACTTCAAGAATAAAACCATAGCCTTATCTTCTATGCCTTCTCTTGTCCTGCCAACAAAATTGTTCGGCTGCAGGCAACAAGGTGAACCTGGAGAAATCAAGTCTCAACAAGAAAATGAGGTGGTGGTGAGGGATGATGAGGTTGACAGTAATAACATGAGCCTTGCAACACGTGAAGAGAATATCGGGTCACGCCTTCTCAACATTCCATTGGATGTTTTGAAGACGATTATGGGGTTTTGTGTTGGCATCGAATATCTCAACTTCCGTGCTACATGCAAGCTGTGTCACTTAGCAGCACCTATGATCCGATGGAGTAAGGGAGGGAGATTGCAGAACTATTCATTAGCTTCACCATGGCTGATGATGTTGGACAAAGATCGAGGCGTTATCTCTTTTACCGATCCGAAGTTTGGTGACAAGTACTTTATAAAGACACCTCAAGAATTAATTGGCAATGTGCAAATACACTGTTCCATGGGTGGTTGGCTGCTGATACGTAGACACGATGGACCCCTTATGTTCTTTAACCCCTTCACAAGTGATACCCGTGAGCTTCCATTCGCGCCTTATTTCGACACCTATTGTTTCTCGGCGCCTCCTACTGCATCCGATTGCATGGTTGTTGGATTTACAACACGTACCGAATGGCATGTTTATGTCCACTTTGTAGCTCGGGAACTATCTTGGCGTAGATTCCATCTAAAGTATTGTTGCGACTCACACACCTTGCATTTTGCAACACGCTATGGTAAAAATCTTTATGCGTTGTATAACAATGGAGGAGTTGGTTTCATAGATACTGGCAACCTAGTTTACACTGGAGTACGTGGTCTCACAATTGCTGGCAACCTAGATTACGTCTGGCGGGAAGGCCCGAGAAGTAGTTGTGTATCTCCTAAACAAAGTTTCCTAACGAAATGTGATCAACAACTTTTACTAGTCATTGTGGGCGAGTTTGGAGAGTGCGTTGAGGTATTCAAGCTGAATGATTCAACAAAATGGGAGAAAACAGAGAGTCTAGGACGGCACGCGATTTATATTTGTGGTAAAGCATGCCTTTGTGTCGAAGCCAAAATGCCTGAAATGGCAAACAAGATTTACTTTCCGCGCATCCATTCGGAGAACAGGAAGATAGTGTTCTATTCTCTCACAACAAGACGGTATCACACGTTCAATGGACAAGATATCGAAGAAAGTTTTGGGGACTTCATGGGAACAAAACATTATATCGATCCTCACGTGTGGATTGAACCAAGTTGGTCTTAG